Genomic segment of Cyprinus carpio isolate SPL01 chromosome A13, ASM1834038v1, whole genome shotgun sequence:
CAACTTGCAGATGTACTTGTAGATGTACAGCATACACATGAACAATCaaggaagaaaatgaaaaaaataatttgctcaccatctttccaaacctgtatgaaattcTTGCTTCTAAATAAGGCACCAATTGctgttttatatacaatattaacaCTGAGatctgaagctttttttttttttttttaaagaaaatattttaatagtcaTGCATTATATTTCAAGGCCTctaaagtcatatgatagctttctGTGAGGGGCAGCATGAAAATTTGATTATTCACTGACAATCATCGAGTCAGAGAGTTAGAACACTTAAGACctgttttgtgaactggattaaCCGATTAATTGAAAATACCAATAACACTTTAGATTAAGGAACACATACTCACTGTTTTCCCTCAGTAAACTctaaatttgctgcttattggttgttagtaaggtagttgttgtagtagttatgtttaggcATTGGATAgcgttaagggatctagaatatggtcatgcagaataaggcattaatatgtgctttattaccAATGAACAGCCAGTTTGCCATATGCATGCTATTTAATAATCACTAGTTAACTGGAACAACAtaaaggtaagtaaatgatttttaAGCATCAATCTCAAAAACATACAAGATATCAGAAGACTTTGAAGAACctgcacaggaaaaaaaaaaagagaggcatAATAAACATCCTGACATGCCAAACACTCATTTCCAGCACTCATTTCCCTCAGAGACCTTATCAACGCGGCCTTTGTCTGAAAAGTGGTCGATATGAAATCTCAACATGACCAAGCACACCACCTCAAAAGCACCTTCCGCTTCGGTGTCCCCTCCCTACTTTCCCCTCAGAATCATCTTCACCTAATATCCGTAAAGAGCTCACCTCTGACCTCTTCAGCTTCCCACATGTACACATTGAAACCTGAAGACCTTGTCCTTCTTTCTCACAAATGTTCCAGAGTGATGCTCTTACCAGCTGCAAACCAATGTCACCAAGAGCTCAGCAGATAATGACCTCAGCAAGCTTACACGCTCTCAGCCTAGCTACAGTATCGGTACAGTATAAACATTTTGGATGATTACATGCAATTACTTTGTGGTCCATAaacatatattcacacacacacacacacacacacacacacacacacacagacagacacacacacgcagagatgCTCCTCCATCATAAACCAACAGATCTCAGGGGTTTCTGTTCAGGAGCCAAAAAACTGTTTACTCAGTAATAACGCAAATGAGTACAGCTATCCACGTCACACTGCCAAGAAATTGCCGGAGTGTGCGCACcaattaaacatctttaaataaggCTTCCACTTACGAGCGTAAGCAGCTCGATTTTATGATCTACTGAATTTGTGTATGTACAGAGCaaagagtgggtgtgtgtgtttacttgtaAACTTTAGACCACCACACTGTAGAATGTTTTCCACATTTCTGGCcataaaatgctctttttttgataatgtaaatagTTTACCCAAGTGAATGTTCCTCAGTTCAGATTTTCATTGATCACCTGGCAgtacagaaatgtgtttttttatatatttatttaatgattgattgattgattgattgattgattgattgattgattgattgattttaattttttcctgcACTCATTTTAGGACCAAATCTGCTGAATTCTCAGGAATGGACATGTTATCTTTTAggaaatgtaaaatgtgtttagcTGAAAGTACTATTCTTGTGAAAAAGTACTTATTACAGtacttattacttttaaaaagtacttattacagaaataatatatatatatatatatatatatatatatatatatatatatatatatatatacttaagtgcaaactgaatgttatgtttttttagacaccaaaattgcatgttaattgcaattaaattaaaatgtattagagtttaaatgtataataaatgaaattagcTTAACTTCAGGGTGATTTTAACCCACTTAAATTCGTCTTTATATCAAATTTCATAATTACTCCGTTGAATTCCACTGAAATCtggttaaaatgtattgttgaaTGTACTGAAAatcatttatggtaaactaaaatattaatttaatttctatttaatcTTGTatgtcattctgtcattatttactcacaggttgttccaaagctgtatgagattctttcttctgttaagcacaaaagatatttttaataatgttggtaaccaaacagttgaatgtaaaattctttgtaatttttccatactatggaagtcaatggctactgttaactgtttggttaccaacattcttcaaaataatttattttgtgctgaacagaagaaagaaacttacacaggtttggaacaacttgagggtgagtaaatcatgagagaattttttatttttgggtgaactatccctttaagtacagttttaaaatgtaattttaatttttgatagaactatacctttaagtgtGTAAAGAAACATAGTCATTAAAGTCTACTGTAAGTACATTTAAGtgtctttttatttcaattttatattatctgcagctacagtttttttttttttttatgtactattaagatttgaaatatactacaagtgcacattcaatatagTTAAGCACACTTATTTTTCACGAGGGtaaattctttatatttaattaacaaactTGCCAGGGAAACAGAACTTTGTGCACGACAAATTTTTCCATTTCTGGCTGACAGGttttaaagcagaaaataaagttggtaattgaaaacattaataattaaactgTAATGATATATCTGTGactatgctaaaatgtatttgtgattgATATGGCCTGTGATTCATACATGAGGCTCAGGACAATGTGATGCTGTACAGAACATTTCTCAGCATCATAACACAAATTTGTCACATCTTTTATTATACCTTGAGTACATCCTTATCACAAAGCTGAGCTCCACCCAGTCTAACAAAACAACTATACAATACGTACATTGTAATACTCTCAAAGCAACCGCACACGGTTCATAGGGCAAAGCAGGTCCAACCTATTAGACTCTCTGTGTGAGAATAAAGTACTGTAAGTAAATACTCATATCTGTCTTGCTGTCCATTTGAAGCACAAATAAAAGTTCCCTGTAGTCTTAGGGCACTTGGGAGcattgtatcaaaaaaaaaaaaaaaaaaaatcaaaactgcaTATTTGGTCTATTTTGGAGATCCATTCACATTTGTCCAGGGTCTGTTTGTCTCGACCTCAGCAGGAACATCTTGACCGGCAAATGTAAACTCAagacaatgacaaaaacaatgaGGAGTCATGAGGGAAGCCTGGGCAAACAACTAGGGAGATATCCGGTTTGGAGGGGAATTGCTGGATCAAGCTCAAGTGGacattttagacataaaataaaataatttattcctgttattgtaaagctgaattttcagcttcattattccagtcttcagtgccacatgaatCAGCATCAGAAAATCATCATCAGAaaattaagagagaaaaaaaaaaaacgtattatggtttccacaaaaatatgaagcagcccaactgttttcaaaattgataatgttgaatcaaatcagcatattagaatgatttctgaaggatcatgtgacactgaagactggagtactgatgccaggaataaattacattttaaattatatttaaatagaaaacagttattttaaattgtaataatattttgaaacaataatGTTTTACATAAGAGGGAGTATAAGAGACTAAAAAGTATTCAAAaatcctaattatttttttaaccaatagTTTACATTCATAGTGTGGCTTCAGTGTCCATGATCTAATTTTggtgcctatatatatatatatatatatatattaattacctAGTTCTTTTAGATCAGTCCATTCTTAGAGTGAGCGGCATAACTGATAAAGCTACACCCATCATTTAATCACAGTTCAGGGAGCAATCTGAGTAATTGTCTAGTACaaaggaccacacacacacacatacatacacaccttCACTACTCATTATTGGCAACACCAGCACGTAAACACAATTCACATATGCAGAACAACCTGTTTATTAGGTTCTCTCATAATGATATTAGCAGCATTGAGATTATGTGACATTATTCACTGAGGTGAGAATGTGTCTAATATCAGGATAGTGAGACTCAAGCAGAGAAACACACTCTACCAGACTTATTCTACCCTTTATGGATGTTGTCTTCGCCGCTCCTCCATCTGTCGGCCTGTAAACAGTGACCTTCCGCACATCATGAGTAAATATTTGCAATTTAGTGAAATAGTGAAGCGTTAGGGACAAGCTGCAGCACTCATGCAGAGCCTGCAGGATTTCTTTGAAGTCTTTTTTCTTCATAAGGGGATTTTCTggacacagacaaacagatagacacagacagacagacagacagacagacaggcagagacagacagagagacaaacagatagatagacagacagatagacacagatagacacagacagacagacagacaggctgagacagacagacagacagacagacagacaggcagaaaaggacagagagagaaagcagacagacagaaagggaAGGAAGgttatgacagacagacagacagacagacagacagagacagacagacagacagacagacagagacagacagagagagagagacagacagacagacagacagacagacagacagacagacacaaacatacagacagacagacagaggatggacagacagacaaacaggccgtcgagacagacagacagaaacagacagagacagacagacagacagaaacagacagacagacagaaacagacagacaggcagagagacagacagacagacagacacacacacacacacacacacacacacacacacacacacagagacagagagaaaacagacagacagaaacagacagacagacagacagacagaaacagacagaaagtgagacagacagacacacacacacacacacacacacacacacagacagagacagacagaaacagacagacagaaacagacagacagacagacagacagaaacagacagagacagacagacagacagacagacagatagagagacagacagacagacagagacagacagacagacagacagacagacagacagacaggcagatagatagacagacagacagacagacagagacagacagacagatagatagacagacagacatactgacagaaacagacagacagatagacagacagactgatacagacagacagacagatagacagaatgagacagacagacagatagactgacagatagaTGGTAACactaaaagtttaaatataatatcattAAGCCCCTTTATTTACTGGACATGACAGCAGTGTTTAATGGATCTGCCCCCCCCCCTCCTTATCCAGCTATTCCTGTTAAACACACTGCGGCACAAATAGAAACTTTCAGAAGGCCTGACTGACGATAGCAATAAAGATGACAAAACCAGCAGGAGAGAGGCTGGAAATGGGAGGCAGTAAGGAACCGAGTCTTTCCTGCCATAATCAGAAGTCAGCGCATTTCCTGTCATTGTAGGAGTTCCAGGGCCATTTAccacactgacacacaaacatgcacactcaAGCGTTTGCATTCACACACATAAGACACAGCATACAGATTTACAACACTGAGATCAGGCACCTTCACAACACACATTCTTGACATATTAATGTTACCATAGAAAAGAAATGCATCACAGCCTGTTTGGCACTGATCTACTCGCTTTGGGTCTGATAAAGATTTTTATCATAAACAGAGTGGGGCTACATAAATGTTTGCCTGCTGTTATCgttcttattttatatatggcTTCAATGGCGGTGATCGCTTTTATCAAACAGTTATTGCAGTGCGTTAAAACGTTGGCAAAAACAACCAGCTTTGAATGACTAAACCAAGTCAAGGTTGCACGAATGCCCAGCACACTCTTATGTGTACTACAGGCACCAGTCCGAGCCACAAGAGTGTGAATCATGGTCATTTATGAATGGTGAGCAATATGTGAATGGCAGTATACTAACATTCTCATCCCTTCTTGAGTGAAACGCTcattttcttctgtttattttagGGAAGGCTGTGTTATGCAAGTACTATCAAAtaaccaaagcaagtgaactgtCATGTCATGAATCATGTACTGtttgaaatatgcatttatatgcacaGAGCAAGTTTTGAAAGCATACAGATGAGTTCAGTCTTAGTCAGCCAGAGAACAAAACTACCAGGTTGGGGCAACCCCCAAAACGCCTTTCACAGGCAGCTAAGCATGCAGACAGAATGCAGACCACTGCGGTTAGACTCAACCTCAGCATGCAGAAGCTGTCAGGGTTCATGTGAGCTGAGAGAGATTGTTTTCAGGGAAAAAATACAAGAATAGaaaaggttgtgtgtgtgtgtgactttaaGAGCTAATACAGAAGTATGACTTACAAAACCCTCTCCAGCTCCAGTTTTTCAATGAAAACCACATGGACCACATTCCaacgtttgttttttgtttttttccaaaattattttattgggagaactacaaaaatgtacagtacaaagTTAACAGTCTCACACGCAATTTGTAGTGAACTGACTCCCCGAAAAACAAATATGTTACAAATCctgttctttttgtcttttttttttttattacattcaaaaagCTTTACTTCTGATAAAGTAGTCAAAAAAGGTACATAGTGCGAATCCCCTGTACCTACTATGTACAAACCAAATGTGTTCAAACTCTTCCCCGTCCAGCAAGTTTGGAAGATTCAGACCATTACCATATCATAGGAAAGcaagagaacaaacaaaaaagcaaaacaatgcaAGGAACAGGgagtaatagaaaaaaaatacaactcaGATTTTTGTCTCTATTTCTCTCCTTTGATAAGTGGTAACAACCTTCCAAAACGTTTAAATTACAAACTACATTCATTTCCTCTTGTTGTAAAATAACATGtatgaaaatactttatttggTTAATCATAAGGCAATGTAAGATGGTGAATCCCCACAGGCACTGGGCAGTAATACTGGGGCTCTGGTCTGCTACATTCTCATGCACGTGGCTGTCGTGCATTGTATAGACatacgtataaaaaaaaaaaaatactttttggttAATCGATTTACTTGGGATCTTTGAAATCTGATTTCTATGAAAATTTAAGGCTAGTACATGTTCGGACGGTTCTCTGCCAACCACAGTTTATACATTCTACAGACAAACCTAAAGGGACACGTCTGATGATTCTCCAAAAcgacaaacaaacaagaaaaacccTTCCGAAAAGTAACATCCCAACAAACAGCAAATCACACAAACTGTTTTTAATGAACGTAAACAAggaaacaaaattaatgaaataaatatcacatacaatcgcttaaattaagatttttttttaactcatttacaataaaataaagtgaagtTACAAAAAGAgaccaaacaaaaatatatattactgtgaAAAGAACATACACTCCTCTTTATGTAGATTAATAATGGcgatcataatttaaaaataataaaagaatatagaTCTATTGCTTCATCATACTCGATAAATACAGTATGGACAATTAACAATGTAGCCTATACTTTtcacaagataaaataaataagttaaatagtTCATAGCCAGTTATGCACTGCTATGTAATCACTCATATCagcgaaaaaaagaaaagtttattttcaacCATCAGCAGTGATTTCCCAACAAGCCAAAGGAGAGCGCTTCAAACTGCACAAACCAACCAAACCGCTGGGTGGCGTCGCGAAACTGGATAACTTTTGGAATGGCTGTACATACTTTGAAAACTAGTATACTTTTTTCAAGGCATATTCTTGGCAAGGATGAAGGAAAATCTGAAACCGCTCTGTCTTTcacgttaaaaaaaataaaataagtcttttGTACAAATCTGGAAAGTAGATGGTCCAAAAAGACCAAGAGAATGCAACAAACTGCACCGGTGGAATGCCTTCAAAGCAGTTCAAACAGACTAATGCCATGTCAAGCGTCTGACAAACAGATCCATCTCCCTCGAGATTAAAAAGTCTATTGCTGAGCCTGAACTATATATCTAACGGTAGACTCCTCTGCTATCGAGtccactaccaaaaaaaaaaaaaagcggatcAATCATCGGAAATCGACAGCCTGCTGAAGATGGGCAAACGCCTCCCGCCGTCCAGACTGGGAGACTCGGAGCCGCTGAGACTTCCGGAGGAGCTGAGCGAGCCGCTGGCGTAGCTCTCCCGGTCAGAGATGCTGTCGGGCGGGCTGGGGGGCGAGTCGAACACCGGCGACTCCGACAGGCGCTGGAGGGACTGCAAGTGGCCGAGGCCGTCGCCCATGTTGACCTGAAGGTTTCCGTAATAACTGTTGTGCGTGTGCACGGCCAGCGGCGCGAGCAGGGCTTTGAGGTCTTGGCCGGGGAAAGAGAAGGCACTGTTGCGGGTCGACGAGAGAACGTCTTCGTAGAAGTTAGTTGCGCAGGAGGAACCATTGGAGCACGGGGGAGGGGGGGTTCGGGACGTGGGGCTTTCGAGGAGGGGGGAGTCGAGTCCGTGGTGGTGGTGGCTGGAGAAACCCGAGAAGCTGAGGCTGTGGTGGAGTTTCGGTCGCTCCCTGAAGGCTCCCGCCGCCTGCTGCTGCCCGTAGCCGCACAGCGGCTCCCCCCGGGCGGACTTGGGGGACTCTCCCTGCATGCTGTTGGCGTTGCTCGGCGCTGGTCTGCGCTCGTCGGCGTTGTGGATGAAGTGGCAACGCGGGCCGTAAGGGCAGAAGCCGATGGTGTGGAAAGTGCGACATGGCTCGGTTTTGTACTTCGGGTGGCGAGACAGGCTTCTCAGCTCGTGGTAGCCGTGCGCGAACTGGCACTTCTCGCCGTACTTGCACGCTCCGTTTTCCTCGAAGGGCCTGCAGAGCTCCGTCTTGTAGCGGGTGGAGTTGATCTGCGAGCCCGGCTTCTGCTGCAGCACTTGCAGCTGCTGCTGGCCGCGGTCGCCGCTCTCGCTGTAGGCACGGTCGCGAAACTTGTTCTCCTTATTCATGATAGCGTTCTCCTTCATGCTGCTGAAGGAGCTGGCTGGGTACTTGTTGCAGTTCGTCATGGACTCCATGTTGCTGGTGGAGTTTCGGCGGAAGAATCCTGACGCGTACGagttgcagttgttgctgctgctgctggtggagGTTGTTACCGGGGCCCCGACAGCTTTCTTATCCAGCATGCTGTTAATGTGTATGGCGTTAATGTTGAGGCTCTTCTCCTGCTGTGCAGAGGAGAAACAAAGTTAAAACCAATGCAAAGTAGTTGCAAAACCATTTATGTACGTTACTTGTCTCAGCCATGCATGGATTCGTTACGGCTAAAACTTCTCGAATCGTCAAAAAGTCCAAGCAGAGATCATATGCAAGTAGTGTTTTGTTAAATCAGCAACGTACCTTGTACAGCATGTCGATGTCGTAGAAAGCGGACAGGATGGTCGCAGACATTTCTGTTTCTTCAGAAGAAGACAGTCGCAGATGATCTCTCATTTGAGGACCGACCTGGAGCCTTTGGATACCAAGGCGTTTAGTTTGCCACTGGCTTAGAGTTTGTGCAAGAGATgcggaacaaaaagaaaaaagcctaGTCTCAGATGTGTTCTGAAACTCAGAGAGGGAAGGCTGAGTTCCTCGTTGCGTTTTTGTTGTTAGTCTTCTCCCACCGCGCAGTGCCGAGCCAGAACAGTAAAGAGTCTGCTTTTCTCCGCACATATAAGCTTGGGGCAGCGCGTAAAGAGGAGGAGCTCGCAAACTCACTGCGAAAGTTGCATCAAAGCTACGCCCTGCTTTTACGAGTGTCGCCGGGACTATGCACCCCTCCTGAAGGCGCACATTCACTCTCACGGCAGCTCTCCAACACTGCACAACTTAAAAGATGAATTCAATACAatcaacatatatttttaaacctagaaaagttaataaatgcttcaaaaataatatataaatactaccACATTATGTGTGGTTTTACAAATATACGTTTATTAAATATACGCATTATATTAACCCCATATTCGTATAGGAAAAGCACATGGCATcccatttaaacaaaatgttaacaGTGAGGAAAACTGGTGGAAGAAACCTCTATCGCGCATACTCGCGCAGTGTTGACACTTGGCGTACACGAG
This window contains:
- the LOC109080769 gene encoding mRNA decay activator protein ZFP36L2-B-like isoform X2 is translated as MCGEKQTLYCSGSALRGGRRLTTKTQRGTQPSLSEFQNTSETRLFSFCSASLAQTLSQWQTKRLGIQRLQVGPQMRDHLRLSSSEETEMSATILSAFYDIDMLYKEKSLNINAIHINSMLDKKAVGAPVTTSTSSSSNNCNSYASGFFRRNSTSNMESMTNCNKYPASSFSSMKENAIMNKENKFRDRAYSESGDRGQQQLQVLQQKPGSQINSTRYKTELCRPFEENGACKYGEKCQFAHGYHELRSLSRHPKYKTEPCRTFHTIGFCPYGPRCHFIHNADERRPAPSNANSMQGESPKSARGEPLCGYGQQQAAGAFRERPKLHHSLSFSGFSSHHHHGLDSPLLESPTSRTPPPPCSNGSSCATNFYEDVLSSTRNSAFSFPGQDLKALLAPLAVHTHNSYYGNLQVNMGDGLGHLQSLQRLSESPVFDSPPSPPDSISDRESYASGSLSSSGSLSGSESPSLDGGRRLPIFSRLSISDD
- the LOC109080769 gene encoding mRNA decay activator protein ZFP36L2-B-like isoform X1, whose product is MCGEKQTLYCSGSALRGGRRLTTKTQRGTQPSLSEFQNTSETRLFSFCSASLAQTLSQWQTKRLGIQRLQVGPQMRDHLRLSSSEETEMSATILSAFYDIDMLYKQEKSLNINAIHINSMLDKKAVGAPVTTSTSSSSNNCNSYASGFFRRNSTSNMESMTNCNKYPASSFSSMKENAIMNKENKFRDRAYSESGDRGQQQLQVLQQKPGSQINSTRYKTELCRPFEENGACKYGEKCQFAHGYHELRSLSRHPKYKTEPCRTFHTIGFCPYGPRCHFIHNADERRPAPSNANSMQGESPKSARGEPLCGYGQQQAAGAFRERPKLHHSLSFSGFSSHHHHGLDSPLLESPTSRTPPPPCSNGSSCATNFYEDVLSSTRNSAFSFPGQDLKALLAPLAVHTHNSYYGNLQVNMGDGLGHLQSLQRLSESPVFDSPPSPPDSISDRESYASGSLSSSGSLSGSESPSLDGGRRLPIFSRLSISDD